A part of Gracilimonas sp. genomic DNA contains:
- the carB gene encoding carbamoyl-phosphate synthase large subunit — protein sequence MPRRDDINKILIIGSGPIVIGQACEFDYSGSQACRSLQEEGYEIVLINSNPATIMTDPIMADAVYMLPMTTDSIREIVAKEKPDAVLPTMGGQTGLNLCRDLEKENFWKENDIQIIGVDIDAVELTEDRQLFRDKMEEIGIEQCRSRTAQSLLDAKEIVEELGGLPIVIRPSFTMGGAGGGIVWNEDEFERKVLRGLELSPVHQVLIEESIFGWKEYELELLRDANDNVIIICSIENMDPMGVHTGDSVTVAPTQTLTDKQLQHMRDSAIKMMRSIGTFAGGCNVQFAMEPGSDRLVAIEINPRVSRSSALASKATGYPIAKVATKLAVGYTLDELKNQITGTTSACFEPSIDYVVCKIPRFNFDKFPGVDEELSTQMKAVGEVMSIGRNFPEALNKAWQSLEVGRDGLGADGYEEFDRKTVRERLLKPYWDRSMQIRNAFKLGASVEEIADITKVDPWFLQQIRYMVSLENRTEGQNLKEITKEDFFELKQAGFSDSQIAYLLSKSGEKVDDKKVRDRRKELGITPSFKMVDTCAAEFPAQTPYYYSAYEGENESEVTDKKKVLILGSGPNRIGQGIEFDYSCTHAVLATKEMGYEAIMVNCNPETVSTDFDFADKLYFEPVYWERVLDIIDHEKPEGVILQVGGQTALKLGKRFVEEGIKIFGTDFGMIDFAEDRGEFSKFLKKLDIPFPEYGTAREVEEAVKIAGRIGYPVLIRPSYVLGGQGMRIAVKEEELRKYVANILKTHPENAFLIDKYLEHAIEVDVDSVYDGDQLHIAGIMQHIEPAGVHSGDSTAVLPPYSLSDEIIKTIEDHQLKIAENMEILGFLNVQYAVKDDKVYVLEANPRTTRTIPFLAKATQRPEAAIGVKVMLGAKLKEFDLTSKLENWAIKEPVFPFDKFPEVKKELGPEMKSTGESIYFAKDFNDDHFKKPYEFKSLYLSK from the coding sequence ATGCCCAGACGCGACGACATCAACAAAATTCTGATTATTGGCTCCGGACCTATTGTAATTGGTCAGGCCTGTGAATTTGATTACTCTGGATCTCAAGCTTGCCGCTCGCTGCAGGAAGAAGGCTACGAGATTGTACTTATCAATTCAAATCCGGCTACCATTATGACCGATCCTATTATGGCGGATGCAGTGTATATGCTTCCCATGACTACGGATTCGATCAGGGAAATTGTGGCCAAAGAAAAACCGGACGCAGTACTGCCAACTATGGGTGGTCAGACGGGGTTGAACCTCTGCCGGGATTTGGAAAAAGAGAACTTCTGGAAAGAAAATGATATCCAGATTATTGGTGTAGATATTGATGCGGTAGAGCTGACGGAAGATCGGCAGCTTTTCCGGGATAAAATGGAAGAAATTGGAATTGAGCAGTGTCGAAGCCGTACCGCTCAATCCCTACTGGATGCGAAAGAAATTGTTGAAGAGCTGGGCGGTTTGCCCATTGTGATTCGACCTTCATTTACCATGGGGGGCGCCGGAGGTGGTATTGTTTGGAATGAAGATGAATTTGAACGAAAAGTACTTCGCGGATTAGAGTTAAGTCCGGTTCATCAGGTGCTTATTGAAGAATCCATTTTTGGCTGGAAGGAATACGAATTGGAGCTTCTTCGTGATGCCAATGACAACGTGATTATCATTTGTTCTATCGAGAATATGGATCCGATGGGCGTACATACCGGAGATTCTGTGACGGTGGCTCCAACCCAAACCCTGACGGATAAGCAACTGCAGCATATGCGTGATTCTGCGATCAAGATGATGCGTTCGATCGGGACGTTTGCCGGTGGCTGTAATGTGCAGTTCGCGATGGAGCCGGGGTCAGACCGGCTGGTGGCGATTGAGATCAACCCTCGGGTGAGTCGCTCATCAGCATTGGCGTCAAAAGCGACTGGATACCCGATTGCAAAAGTAGCCACCAAGCTGGCAGTCGGCTATACATTGGATGAACTAAAAAATCAGATTACGGGAACTACCTCGGCATGCTTTGAACCAAGTATAGATTATGTGGTATGTAAAATACCCCGATTCAACTTTGATAAATTCCCTGGTGTGGATGAAGAGCTATCAACCCAGATGAAAGCTGTGGGTGAAGTGATGTCAATTGGGCGAAACTTTCCGGAAGCGCTGAACAAAGCCTGGCAATCACTGGAAGTAGGCCGGGATGGTCTCGGGGCTGATGGCTACGAAGAATTTGATCGAAAGACAGTACGAGAGCGTTTGCTGAAGCCGTATTGGGATCGTTCTATGCAGATTCGAAACGCTTTTAAGCTAGGTGCATCAGTAGAAGAAATTGCAGATATCACAAAAGTAGATCCCTGGTTCTTGCAACAAATCCGATATATGGTTTCCCTTGAAAACCGTACCGAAGGCCAAAACCTGAAGGAGATCACTAAAGAAGATTTCTTTGAGCTGAAACAAGCAGGCTTCTCTGATTCGCAGATCGCGTACCTGCTTAGCAAAAGCGGCGAAAAGGTAGACGATAAGAAAGTCCGGGATCGACGAAAAGAGCTCGGTATAACTCCATCCTTTAAGATGGTAGATACCTGTGCAGCAGAGTTCCCGGCACAAACGCCTTATTACTATTCTGCATATGAGGGGGAGAACGAAAGCGAAGTCACGGATAAGAAAAAAGTATTGATTCTGGGAAGCGGCCCAAACCGAATTGGACAAGGGATTGAATTCGACTACTCCTGTACACATGCGGTGCTGGCAACCAAAGAAATGGGGTATGAAGCCATCATGGTGAATTGTAATCCCGAGACGGTTTCTACGGACTTCGATTTTGCGGATAAGCTCTACTTTGAACCGGTTTATTGGGAGCGCGTGTTGGATATCATTGACCATGAAAAACCGGAAGGAGTGATTCTTCAGGTAGGTGGACAAACAGCCCTTAAGCTTGGAAAGCGTTTTGTGGAAGAAGGCATAAAGATCTTCGGAACCGATTTTGGAATGATTGATTTTGCCGAAGACCGTGGAGAATTCTCCAAGTTTCTGAAGAAACTCGACATCCCCTTTCCGGAATATGGCACGGCAAGAGAAGTTGAAGAGGCAGTAAAAATTGCCGGAAGAATCGGTTACCCGGTTCTGATTCGACCAAGTTATGTGCTCGGCGGACAGGGAATGCGAATCGCCGTGAAAGAGGAAGAGCTGCGTAAATATGTTGCAAATATTTTGAAAACTCACCCCGAAAACGCCTTCCTGATTGATAAATACCTGGAACATGCCATAGAGGTAGATGTGGACTCTGTTTATGATGGCGATCAGCTTCACATAGCCGGGATTATGCAGCATATTGAGCCGGCCGGTGTTCACTCAGGAGATTCCACAGCCGTGCTACCACCTTATTCGCTAAGCGATGAGATCATCAAGACGATAGAAGACCATCAGCTTAAGATAGCGGAGAACATGGAAATTCTCGGCTTCCTGAATGTGCAATATGCCGTCAAAGATGACAAAGTGTATGTGCTGGAGGCGAATCCAAGAACAACCCGAACCATTCCGTTCCTGGCTAAAGCTACACAGCGACCAGAAGCGGCAATCGGTGTAAAAGTGATGCTGGGAGCTAAGCTCAAGGAATTCGACCTGACTTCAAAACTGGAAAACTGGGCCATCAAAGAGCCGGTATTCCCTTTCGATAAATTCCCTGAAGTGAAAAAAGAGCTGGGGCCTGAGATGAAGTCAACTGGAGAAAGCATCTACTTCGCCAAAGACTTCAACGATGACCACTTCAAAAAACCATACGAGTTCAAAAGCTTATACCTATCCAAGTAG
- the carA gene encoding glutamine-hydrolyzing carbamoyl-phosphate synthase small subunit — protein sequence MSLRPQKKAILALSDGTVVHGQAVGHEGITGGELCFNTSMTGYQEIFTDPSYYGQLMMMTYPHIGNYGTMPRDDEARKVMVAGVITRAFSWEYSNPMADRSLQEYLEDNEITGISGVDTRKLVRHIREKGVMNAVISSTELDEKKLVQMAKDWDDMEGLELASKVTRSEAQTVNGEDEFRVAAFDYGIKQNIINNLNKRGCTLRVFPAKTPVEEVKAWEADGYFFSNGPGDPTATAEYALETVDFAKKSGKPVFGICLGHQLMALNEGLKTKKMFVGHRGANQPVKNLGTGLVEISTQNHGFAVDEDSLDDKIAEVTHINLNDGTIEGLKFKNFPGFSVQYHPEASPGPHDSAYLFDQFIDMMKEHK from the coding sequence ATGTCACTACGCCCACAGAAAAAAGCCATACTTGCACTCAGCGATGGTACCGTTGTTCACGGCCAGGCCGTTGGACACGAAGGAATTACCGGTGGCGAGTTATGCTTTAATACCAGCATGACAGGCTACCAGGAAATTTTCACCGACCCGAGTTACTACGGTCAGCTCATGATGATGACCTATCCGCATATTGGAAATTACGGAACCATGCCCCGGGATGATGAAGCCCGCAAGGTGATGGTGGCCGGAGTTATCACCCGAGCCTTTTCATGGGAATACAGCAACCCCATGGCTGACCGAAGCCTCCAGGAATATCTCGAAGACAATGAAATTACCGGAATATCAGGAGTAGACACCCGAAAATTGGTTCGCCACATACGGGAAAAAGGAGTAATGAATGCTGTGATCTCCAGTACCGAACTTGATGAGAAGAAACTGGTGCAGATGGCCAAAGACTGGGACGATATGGAAGGCCTGGAGCTGGCTTCCAAAGTAACCCGCTCTGAAGCGCAAACGGTAAATGGAGAAGATGAATTCCGTGTAGCCGCTTTTGACTATGGCATCAAGCAAAACATTATCAACAACCTGAATAAACGAGGTTGCACATTGAGAGTGTTTCCGGCCAAAACTCCGGTTGAGGAAGTAAAAGCCTGGGAGGCAGATGGATACTTTTTCTCCAATGGCCCGGGAGATCCTACAGCAACAGCTGAGTACGCTCTTGAAACGGTAGACTTTGCCAAAAAAAGCGGAAAACCGGTCTTTGGGATTTGCCTCGGTCATCAGCTGATGGCGCTGAATGAAGGCCTGAAGACCAAAAAGATGTTTGTCGGTCACCGGGGAGCAAATCAACCCGTAAAAAACCTTGGCACCGGACTAGTTGAGATTTCAACTCAAAACCATGGTTTCGCAGTAGATGAAGATTCCCTGGACGATAAAATAGCCGAGGTAACGCATATCAATCTGAATGACGGCACGATTGAAGGCCTGAAGTTTAAGAACTTCCCGGGCTTTTCGGTTCAGTATCACCCCGAAGCATCTCCCGGTCCGCATGACTCAGCCTACTTGTTCGATCAATTCATCGACATGATGAAAGAACATAAGTAA
- a CDS encoding serine hydrolase, with the protein MRRLLILLLLIVSTSALQAQTYYPGSWGDWEKRSPEEVGLNADKIQEAIEYAQAEESDNPRSMEENHYGTFGREPFGDGIGPFKDRGPQTGIIIKNGYIIAEWGDPFRVDMTHSVTKSFLTTTVGVAYDRGLIRNVDDKVDPYMAPIYFMEWDNNQNKADQFKESKVFQPFKGEHNSKITWNHLLRQTSDWKGTLWGKPDWADRPSGERSEWMTRDRFEPGTEWEYNDVRVNLLALAAMNVLREPLPKVLREEVMDKIGASPTWRWMGYKNSWVIIDGQQMQAVSGGGHWGGGMFISARDQARFGLLTLRNGKWKGEQVISEEWNKMAQSPTEANTNYGFMNWFLNVNKDRIPSAPTTAFFHLGAGTNMVYVDQENDLVIVARWIKGSAMDGVVSRVLDAVE; encoded by the coding sequence ATGCGCCGGTTATTAATACTTCTACTGCTAATTGTATCTACATCTGCACTTCAAGCCCAAACCTACTATCCCGGCTCATGGGGTGATTGGGAGAAACGATCCCCGGAAGAAGTCGGATTAAATGCAGATAAGATCCAGGAAGCTATCGAATACGCACAGGCTGAAGAGTCTGATAATCCGCGCAGTATGGAAGAAAATCACTACGGCACCTTTGGGCGCGAACCGTTTGGTGATGGCATTGGACCTTTCAAAGATCGCGGGCCTCAGACCGGTATCATTATTAAAAACGGCTACATCATCGCCGAATGGGGCGACCCGTTTCGGGTGGATATGACTCACAGCGTAACCAAGAGCTTTCTGACTACAACAGTAGGTGTTGCTTACGACCGCGGGCTGATCCGGAATGTTGACGACAAAGTTGACCCATATATGGCCCCCATCTATTTCATGGAATGGGACAACAATCAAAACAAAGCCGACCAGTTTAAAGAATCTAAAGTATTTCAGCCCTTCAAAGGGGAGCACAACTCTAAAATCACCTGGAATCATCTTCTTCGTCAAACTTCTGATTGGAAAGGAACGCTCTGGGGCAAACCTGACTGGGCTGACCGGCCTTCAGGAGAACGATCGGAATGGATGACTCGTGACCGTTTTGAACCGGGAACTGAATGGGAATACAATGATGTACGTGTAAACCTTTTAGCTTTGGCCGCAATGAATGTACTTAGAGAGCCTCTTCCCAAAGTACTTCGGGAAGAAGTGATGGACAAAATTGGAGCCTCCCCAACCTGGCGTTGGATGGGTTACAAAAATTCCTGGGTTATTATTGATGGACAACAAATGCAGGCCGTAAGTGGCGGTGGCCACTGGGGCGGAGGCATGTTTATTAGCGCTCGCGATCAGGCAAGATTTGGATTGCTGACCTTAAGAAACGGAAAGTGGAAAGGGGAGCAGGTCATCTCTGAAGAATGGAATAAAATGGCTCAGTCTCCCACCGAAGCTAACACCAATTATGGTTTCATGAATTGGTTTCTGAACGTTAACAAAGATAGGATACCGAGTGCGCCTACTACCGCCTTTTTCCACCTTGGCGCCGGAACCAACATGGTATATGTAGATCAGGAAAATGACCTGGTTATTGTAGCCCGATGGATTAAGGGCAGTGCAATGGATGGAGTGGTTAGTCGGGTATTGGATGCAGTAGAATAA
- a CDS encoding nuclear transport factor 2 family protein, whose product MKKLSLLLFLSLISVTSFAQTDLELIQETLTDYIEGTANGEPDRLQKAFHPDFNLYTVIGDDSLRVWDGQDYISRFQQGRKSNRIGRIISIDHENNAATAKVEIVMPNRGVYIDYFLLLKLKEGWKIIHKTYTGRDFYGSKE is encoded by the coding sequence ATGAAAAAACTTAGCCTGCTATTATTCTTATCACTGATCAGTGTTACTTCATTTGCCCAAACCGATTTAGAACTCATTCAGGAAACGCTTACTGATTACATAGAGGGAACCGCCAACGGAGAGCCCGATCGGTTGCAGAAAGCTTTTCATCCCGACTTTAATTTATATACCGTGATTGGTGACGACAGCCTCAGAGTTTGGGACGGACAGGATTACATTTCCAGGTTTCAACAAGGACGAAAAAGCAATCGCATCGGCAGAATAATTTCAATTGATCATGAAAACAACGCAGCAACAGCCAAAGTAGAAATCGTGATGCCAAATCGCGGTGTCTACATCGACTACTTTTTGCTGTTAAAGCTGAAAGAAGGGTGGAAAATCATCCATAAGACTTATACAGGAAGGGATTTTTACGGATCTAAAGAGTGA
- a CDS encoding metalloregulator ArsR/SmtB family transcription factor has product MDIPDLDVFQVVADPTRRKILEILTEGPHTINALAENFDISRPAVSKHIWILEDTGFINITKEGRERHCSLHTDGFLEVQRWLSFFTDFWRTKINNS; this is encoded by the coding sequence ATGGACATTCCTGATTTAGATGTTTTCCAGGTAGTAGCAGACCCAACCCGTCGTAAGATCCTCGAAATTCTTACCGAAGGCCCGCATACCATTAACGCTCTTGCAGAAAATTTTGACATAAGCAGACCGGCTGTATCCAAGCACATCTGGATTTTGGAAGACACCGGCTTTATTAACATCACAAAAGAAGGAAGAGAGCGTCACTGCTCTTTGCATACCGATGGATTTCTGGAAGTACAGCGCTGGCTTAGTTTCTTTACGGATTTCTGGAGAACTAAAATAAACAACTCTTAA
- the tnpA gene encoding IS200/IS605 family transposase, whose product MPQSLSKIYAHIVFSTKHRQNMIDKSIEVELYNYIGGICKQLGSAPIIVGGHRNHVHILCLLSRKVAVMKLVQEIKQGSSKWIKAKGARYANFYWQDGYGVFSVSQSHVDRVTRYIQNQEVHHRKGDFKKEYLTLLKRYNVDYDERYLWG is encoded by the coding sequence ATGCCACAATCTCTATCAAAAATATATGCTCATATTGTATTCAGTACGAAACACAGGCAGAATATGATAGATAAGAGCATTGAAGTTGAATTGTATAATTACATTGGCGGAATCTGTAAACAATTAGGGTCTGCTCCCATCATAGTGGGTGGGCATAGAAACCACGTTCATATTTTATGCCTCTTATCGAGAAAAGTAGCTGTAATGAAATTGGTTCAAGAGATTAAGCAGGGTTCATCAAAATGGATTAAGGCAAAAGGAGCCCGATACGCGAATTTTTATTGGCAAGATGGATATGGGGTCTTCTCAGTATCTCAATCTCATGTCGACAGGGTTACACGGTATATTCAAAATCAGGAAGTGCATCACAGAAAGGGGGATTTTAAGAAAGAGTATCTAACATTGTTGAAGAGGTATAATGTTGATTATGATGAGCGGTATTTATGGGGTTGA